From a single Deltaproteobacteria bacterium genomic region:
- a CDS encoding ATP-binding protein, producing MEYYKRQLEDALLGYLNDRQLHKNVLILAGARQVGKTTLIEQITQKKPVLLLHLEKEPSIAEHIDRCENFQAFEDYLKEVHRYHPEKQILVIDEAQTSRKLGSFVRFMKEDWEYANVIITGSLVSEIYQETSRTPVGRETHLELWPMSFKEYLFALEQNSLVKALEEYHPLQSFSAEKHERLLEHFNRYLVVGGLPEVVRYALHGKDFQKIRADIYKSYEDDFIRYYSIEEVNLFKRSMEAVASNVGSPSKDSQVIRLDAPGYKKVASIFARLEKWKLIIKCEQLGIEPEKNKFHPKRYLYDVGILGDLRLKGLPFIGLDELHSPMLRTPLGGLIENHVALSLKIQFNDNLFGLRLSSRAEIDFAVKFNHQVYPVECKLSPKLKNNFLIGLKTFESKMGLKGFRGFLLFGGMPKKIDDPKVLVLPYYFADEIKRLLERF from the coding sequence ATGGAATATTATAAAAGACAGCTAGAAGATGCGTTGCTGGGTTATCTAAACGATCGGCAACTCCATAAAAATGTGCTTATCTTGGCGGGTGCTAGGCAAGTGGGGAAAACAACCCTCATTGAGCAAATCACTCAAAAAAAGCCTGTTCTTTTACTCCATCTTGAAAAAGAACCCTCCATTGCAGAACACATCGATCGTTGCGAAAACTTTCAAGCCTTTGAGGATTACCTAAAAGAAGTTCATCGTTACCATCCCGAGAAACAAATTCTGGTCATTGATGAAGCACAAACCTCTCGCAAGCTAGGCAGTTTTGTGCGTTTTATGAAAGAGGATTGGGAATACGCCAATGTGATTATCACAGGCTCACTGGTTAGTGAAATTTACCAAGAAACCTCACGGACACCCGTAGGGCGAGAAACTCATTTAGAACTTTGGCCCATGAGTTTCAAAGAATATTTGTTTGCCCTTGAACAAAACTCCCTGGTTAAGGCCTTGGAAGAATATCATCCCCTCCAGAGTTTTTCAGCGGAGAAACATGAACGATTATTAGAACATTTTAATCGTTATCTCGTGGTGGGGGGGCTGCCTGAGGTTGTGCGGTATGCGCTCCATGGTAAAGATTTTCAAAAAATAAGAGCCGATATTTATAAAAGTTATGAAGATGATTTTATTCGTTATTATTCGATTGAAGAAGTTAATTTATTTAAACGCTCCATGGAAGCCGTGGCGAGCAATGTCGGATCCCCTAGCAAAGATAGTCAAGTCATACGATTGGATGCCCCCGGGTATAAAAAAGTTGCAAGTATCTTCGCTCGACTGGAAAAATGGAAACTCATCATCAAGTGTGAACAATTGGGCATTGAACCAGAAAAAAATAAATTTCATCCTAAACGTTATTTATATGATGTTGGTATATTGGGAGATCTGCGACTAAAAGGGTTACCCTTCATCGGTCTAGATGAATTACATTCGCCCATGCTTCGCACTCCACTGGGTGGTTTAATAGAAAATCACGTGGCACTTTCACTTAAAATCCAATTTAATGATAATTTGTTTGGGCTAAGACTATCTTCTCGAGCTGAGATTGACTTTGCAGTAAAATTTAATCATCAAGTTTACCCCGTTGAATGTAAACTCAGCCCAAAATTAAAAAATAATTTTTTAATTGGCCTGAAAACTTTTGAAAGTAAAATGGGTCTAAAGGGATTTCGTGGTTTCTTACTGTTTGGTGGTATGCCAAAGAAAATTGATGATCCAAAAGTGTTGGTACTTCCTTATTACTTTGCCGATGAAATAAAAAGATTGCTAGAAAGATTTTAG
- a CDS encoding type II toxin-antitoxin system Phd/YefM family antitoxin: MKQFSATEARKNFFKLLDSAVEGETVTIKRKGIVLKLVPSRPQKTKKVSGYSPYIHSDVSKADQWVWHWDPNKGLISKKNR, encoded by the coding sequence ATGAAACAGTTTTCTGCCACTGAGGCTCGAAAGAATTTTTTTAAACTTCTTGATTCTGCTGTAGAAGGCGAAACAGTGACGATTAAAAGAAAAGGGATTGTATTAAAATTAGTTCCCAGCCGCCCCCAAAAAACTAAGAAGGTTTCGGGTTATTCTCCTTATATTCATAGCGATGTGAGCAAGGCCGATCAATGGGTTTGGCATTGGGACCCAAACAAGGGGCTCATTTCTAAGAAAAACAGGTAG
- a CDS encoding PIN domain-containing protein, which translates to MSSKEVLLDTHVFLWLLSQSKRLKSLIWLKDFSIYCISPISILEIRFLEECGRLKIDLEKIIEGIRFDGRFKIDDVSLERLCFQALEISWTRDPFDRFLVAHSSLRRIPLGTCDHTIQKNYPRVVF; encoded by the coding sequence ATGTCTTCAAAAGAAGTGCTTCTCGACACGCATGTCTTTTTATGGCTTCTCTCACAGTCAAAACGGCTAAAGTCTTTAATCTGGTTAAAGGACTTTTCTATTTATTGTATTTCACCAATTAGCATTTTAGAAATAAGATTTCTTGAAGAATGTGGTCGATTGAAGATCGATTTGGAAAAAATCATCGAGGGGATTCGGTTTGATGGTCGATTTAAAATCGATGATGTCTCGCTCGAAAGATTGTGCTTTCAGGCATTAGAAATTTCATGGACTCGTGATCCCTTTGACCGTTTTTTGGTAGCCCATAGTTCGCTTCGGCGAATCCCTTTAGGAACCTGTGATCATACGATCCAAAAGAACTACCCCAGGGTCGTTTTTTAG
- a CDS encoding sodium-translocating pyrophosphatase has product MNKIKKFLSPAFILMTVLLLTKTALAGEADINLPDLKAVTFNLFGHDVLGLSLMHWGLAVCAIGMIFGIIQYKQTKALPVLSEMKNVSQIIWETCKTYLTQQGKFLAILWVLIGACIVYYFAALNHKSVFEVSIILAASLLGIAGSYGVAWFGIRINTVANSRTSFASLYRNPMGVLAIPLQSGMSVGLLLVSVELFFMISILAFLPQELAGACFIGFAVGESLGATVLRICGGIFTKIADIGSDLMKIVFHLPEDDPKNPGVIADCTGDNAGDSVGPTADGFETYGVTGVALIAFLALALETQPGTCAQLIIWIFVMRILMIITSLVSYFFNAKLSQGLFGNKKDFNLEHPLTNLVWITSLVSIGVTFWASHLLLASTYGSLWWILSVIISCGTIAGALIPEFTKVFTSTNSRHVKEVVNSARQGGASLNILSGLVAGNFSAFWQGLVILVLMLVAYFMSQHPALLSIMPIEYPFAAPIFAFGLVAFGFLGMGPVTIAVDSFGPVTDNAQSVYELSLVEKLPNIKDRIKKEFGFDPNFEAAKHCLESADGAGNTFKATAKPVLIGTAVVGATTMVFGIILLLERLFGGVVEKLSLVQAEVIFGFLLGGAVIYWFTGASIQAVVTGAYRAVVYIKNNIKLEGIEKASIQDSKKVVEICTVYAQKGMTNIFIVIFCFALAVPFLNPYAFIGYLIAMAFFGLFQAIFMANGGGAWDNAKKVVEVELKQKNTPLHEASIVGDTVGDPFKDTSSVALNPVIKFTTLFGLLAVEIAVQVTNPQWKLGIGLGLFVIALFFVYRSFYGMRIPVDAK; this is encoded by the coding sequence ATGAATAAAATAAAAAAGTTTTTAAGTCCCGCTTTTATTTTGATGACTGTTTTACTTCTCACCAAAACAGCTCTCGCCGGTGAAGCCGACATCAATCTTCCCGATCTTAAGGCGGTCACTTTTAATCTCTTTGGGCACGACGTCTTGGGTTTAAGCCTCATGCACTGGGGCTTGGCCGTTTGTGCCATTGGCATGATCTTTGGAATCATTCAATACAAACAAACCAAGGCGCTGCCGGTTTTAAGTGAAATGAAAAATGTCTCTCAAATCATCTGGGAAACTTGCAAAACTTACCTCACCCAACAAGGCAAATTTTTGGCCATTCTGTGGGTCTTAATTGGGGCTTGCATTGTTTATTACTTCGCGGCGCTTAATCACAAATCAGTTTTTGAAGTCTCTATTATTTTAGCCGCTTCTTTATTGGGAATTGCAGGTTCTTATGGGGTCGCCTGGTTTGGGATTCGTATTAACACCGTCGCCAACTCTCGCACCTCTTTTGCCTCGCTCTATCGCAACCCCATGGGCGTATTGGCTATCCCGCTACAATCGGGCATGAGTGTAGGCTTGCTATTGGTAAGCGTTGAATTATTTTTTATGATCTCGATTTTAGCTTTCCTTCCACAAGAACTTGCCGGTGCCTGTTTTATTGGTTTTGCGGTGGGTGAGTCGCTGGGGGCAACGGTGTTGCGTATTTGTGGGGGTATTTTCACCAAGATCGCCGACATTGGCTCGGATTTAATGAAAATCGTTTTTCATCTCCCCGAAGATGACCCCAAAAACCCGGGCGTCATTGCCGACTGCACGGGCGATAACGCGGGCGATTCCGTAGGCCCCACCGCCGATGGTTTTGAAACCTATGGTGTCACCGGGGTTGCCTTAATTGCCTTCCTTGCCTTGGCCTTAGAAACTCAACCTGGCACCTGCGCGCAATTGATCATTTGGATTTTCGTGATGAGAATTTTAATGATCATCACCTCACTCGTTTCTTATTTCTTTAATGCTAAATTAAGCCAAGGCTTGTTTGGCAACAAAAAAGATTTTAACCTAGAGCACCCACTCACCAACTTAGTTTGGATCACCTCGCTGGTATCGATTGGGGTTACCTTCTGGGCCAGCCACTTATTACTGGCCTCTACTTATGGTTCACTGTGGTGGATTTTATCAGTCATCATTAGTTGTGGCACAATCGCTGGGGCCCTTATTCCAGAATTTACCAAAGTGTTCACCAGCACCAACTCTCGCCACGTTAAAGAGGTAGTCAACAGCGCCCGCCAAGGCGGGGCCTCACTTAACATCCTTTCAGGTTTGGTCGCCGGTAATTTTTCAGCCTTCTGGCAAGGCCTCGTGATTTTAGTGCTCATGTTGGTCGCTTATTTTATGTCACAACACCCTGCACTCCTTTCCATCATGCCCATCGAATACCCCTTTGCTGCCCCCATCTTCGCTTTTGGTTTGGTGGCCTTTGGGTTTTTAGGCATGGGCCCGGTGACTATTGCCGTGGATAGCTTTGGCCCGGTTACCGACAACGCACAATCAGTTTATGAGTTGTCACTGGTAGAAAAACTCCCCAATATTAAAGATCGAATTAAAAAAGAATTCGGTTTTGACCCCAACTTTGAAGCCGCCAAACACTGTTTAGAGTCTGCGGATGGCGCTGGCAATACCTTTAAGGCCACGGCCAAACCTGTGCTGATTGGTACAGCCGTCGTGGGTGCTACCACTATGGTGTTTGGTATCATCTTATTACTCGAACGACTCTTTGGTGGAGTGGTTGAAAAACTAAGCCTCGTTCAAGCCGAAGTGATTTTCGGGTTTTTGCTGGGCGGGGCGGTGATTTATTGGTTCACCGGCGCATCTATCCAAGCCGTGGTCACCGGGGCTTATCGCGCGGTGGTTTACATTAAAAATAATATCAAACTTGAAGGCATCGAAAAGGCCTCCATTCAAGATAGCAAAAAGGTGGTAGAAATTTGCACGGTCTACGCCCAAAAAGGCATGACCAATATCTTCATCGTCATTTTCTGTTTTGCCTTGGCCGTGCCTTTCTTGAACCCTTATGCCTTTATTGGTTATCTCATCGCCATGGCCTTCTTTGGTTTATTCCAAGCCATTTTCATGGCCAACGGCGGAGGCGCCTGGGACAACGCCAAGAAAGTTGTTGAAGTAGAACTTAAACAAAAAAACACTCCGCTGCACGAAGCCTCGATTGTGGGCGACACCGTGGGCGACCCCTTCAAAGACACTTCTTCGGTTGCCTTAAATCCCGTGATTAAATTCACCACGTTGTTTGGTTTGCTCGCTGTAGAAATTGCCGTTCAAGTCACCAACCCCCAATGGAAATTAGGCATTGGCTTGGGCCTTTTTGTGATCGCCTTATTCTTTGTGTATCGCTCGTTCTACGGCATGCGCATCCCCGTTGATGCAAAGTAA
- a CDS encoding alanine:cation symporter family protein yields the protein MGGETIVHHLDACLDAKGNFQFNQSGYPWLTHWKLEQGNFVHDKPYFPADSFPVYLADEQRSIDREHRYLESLKPKTSGIPLVVLLLLFAGIFYTIWYKFINFRLFKHAIDCIRGIYDNPKDPGEISHFQALTAALSATVGLGNIAGVAVAIGLGGPGAVFWMMLLGFLGMTSKFHECTLGQMYRWIDSQGRVHGGPKYYLDRGLNELGYKSLGKILAGIFAIFCVGGSLGGGNMFQANQSFKAISGELTKFKWFADFQYLDWAIGIVLAILVGLVILGGIRRIGNVTAKLVPLMVFIYVGACLYIIMMHFTQLPAVFKLVFAEAFNLQAGVGGFVGVMVQGIKRAVFSNEAGIGSAAIAHAAAKTEEPIREGIVALLEPFIDTVVICAMSAFVLIVTGAYAHPDAGQGVEMMRFAFHSKLAWFPTILSLSVFFFAYSTMISWSYYGEKAWTYLFGHSSGSVNTYKIIFLICIVLGTVSSLDNVITFSDLMILAMAFPNILGGIWLAKKVRRALQEYMAKLKAGKFQRYGNH from the coding sequence ATGGGTGGGGAAACCATCGTTCATCACCTTGATGCCTGTCTCGATGCAAAAGGAAATTTTCAATTCAATCAATCGGGGTATCCCTGGCTCACCCATTGGAAATTGGAGCAAGGGAATTTTGTCCATGACAAACCCTATTTCCCCGCTGATTCATTTCCAGTTTATCTGGCAGACGAGCAGCGGTCTATTGATAGGGAACACCGCTATCTTGAAAGTTTAAAACCAAAAACCTCTGGAATCCCCCTGGTGGTTTTGCTGCTTTTGTTTGCAGGTATTTTCTACACCATCTGGTATAAATTTATCAACTTTCGTCTCTTTAAACACGCCATCGACTGCATTCGGGGCATTTATGACAATCCCAAAGATCCCGGCGAAATTTCGCATTTTCAAGCCCTAACGGCCGCCCTTTCTGCGACCGTAGGCTTAGGTAATATTGCCGGAGTTGCTGTAGCCATCGGCTTGGGAGGGCCGGGGGCTGTTTTTTGGATGATGTTATTGGGGTTTTTGGGCATGACCTCAAAATTTCATGAATGTACGTTGGGCCAGATGTATCGCTGGATCGACTCGCAAGGGCGGGTTCATGGTGGGCCCAAATATTATCTCGATCGTGGGCTAAACGAGTTAGGCTACAAATCTTTGGGCAAGATTCTAGCCGGGATATTTGCCATTTTTTGTGTGGGGGGTTCTTTGGGGGGCGGCAACATGTTTCAGGCCAATCAATCTTTCAAGGCGATCAGCGGAGAATTGACCAAGTTTAAGTGGTTTGCTGATTTTCAATATTTAGATTGGGCCATAGGCATTGTCTTGGCTATCTTGGTAGGGCTCGTGATCTTGGGCGGGATTCGCCGCATTGGTAATGTCACGGCTAAGCTCGTTCCCCTTATGGTTTTTATCTATGTGGGGGCCTGCCTTTACATCATTATGATGCATTTTACACAACTCCCTGCAGTTTTTAAACTCGTCTTTGCCGAGGCCTTCAATTTGCAAGCCGGGGTTGGGGGTTTTGTAGGGGTGATGGTGCAAGGTATCAAACGAGCGGTCTTTTCAAATGAGGCGGGTATTGGTTCAGCCGCTATTGCCCACGCAGCCGCTAAAACAGAAGAACCCATACGCGAAGGGATAGTAGCACTGTTAGAGCCCTTTATCGATACCGTGGTTATCTGCGCCATGAGTGCCTTTGTGCTTATTGTTACAGGTGCCTACGCTCATCCCGATGCAGGTCAAGGGGTTGAGATGATGCGTTTTGCTTTTCACTCAAAACTTGCTTGGTTTCCCACGATTCTCTCTCTGTCAGTTTTCTTTTTTGCGTATTCTACGATGATCAGCTGGTCTTATTATGGTGAGAAGGCCTGGACCTATCTCTTTGGCCACTCCTCAGGTTCGGTGAATACCTACAAAATCATCTTTTTGATTTGTATTGTATTGGGCACCGTTTCTAGTTTGGACAATGTGATTACTTTTTCCGATCTCATGATTTTAGCCATGGCTTTTCCTAATATTTTGGGCGGCATCTGGTTGGCCAAAAAAGTACGCCGCGCCCTTCAAGAGTATATGGCCAAACTTAAGGCGGGTAAGTTTCAACGTTATGGGAACCACTAA
- a CDS encoding ammonium transporter — protein sequence MPRKLLPLVSVFYLFLLVSLCSAPAFSEPTLEQRVGDLEAYMNNVDRTAKAADGSYIGKLPGAGPGHNAWLLISTALVLFMTLPGLALFYGGLVRAKNVLSVMAQCLGIAGLVTILWWAVGYSLVFAKGGPFFGSLDFAFFTGVDGNPNTDYAYWTSHNVFSMFQLMFAIITPALIIGAIAERMKYSAILLFVALWMFAVYFPLAHMVWGINGYMNGVWNASATIKAIDFAGGTVVHMSSGWSALVLCLILGKRLGFGRDAMPPHSMVLCMVGTGMLWVGWYGFNAGSALAADGLAAVAFTNTTLAAAVASFVWAMAEYLLKKKPSILGFCSGAVAGLVVITPACGFVSTNAAIIIGILAGLVPFLACYKLKSWLGYDDALDTFGVHAVGGTLGAFVTGVFANGNVNANLLTNLGDIVGKTLWIEQLKAMAITVVLSVVATAVIAYIVRALIGLRPADEVERQGLDLSEHGEEGYVF from the coding sequence ATGCCACGTAAACTCTTGCCACTCGTCAGCGTCTTTTATTTATTTTTGTTGGTTTCTCTATGCTCAGCACCCGCTTTCAGTGAACCTACCTTAGAACAACGCGTTGGAGATCTCGAAGCTTATATGAACAATGTCGATCGTACCGCCAAGGCAGCCGATGGTTCTTATATCGGAAAGCTTCCCGGGGCTGGCCCTGGCCATAATGCATGGCTATTGATTTCTACGGCGTTGGTTTTATTTATGACCTTGCCGGGATTGGCCTTATTTTATGGTGGTTTAGTGCGGGCCAAAAACGTGTTGTCGGTTATGGCACAATGTTTGGGGATCGCTGGGCTGGTTACTATATTATGGTGGGCAGTCGGTTACAGTTTGGTTTTTGCAAAAGGCGGGCCCTTTTTTGGTAGTTTAGATTTTGCTTTTTTCACGGGGGTAGATGGCAACCCTAATACGGATTATGCCTACTGGACTTCACACAATGTCTTTTCGATGTTTCAACTCATGTTTGCCATCATCACACCGGCCTTGATCATTGGTGCCATTGCCGAGCGTATGAAATATTCTGCGATACTTTTATTTGTAGCGTTGTGGATGTTTGCGGTTTATTTCCCGCTGGCTCATATGGTGTGGGGCATTAATGGCTACATGAACGGAGTGTGGAATGCCTCAGCGACCATCAAGGCGATTGATTTTGCAGGTGGGACCGTTGTGCACATGTCATCGGGTTGGTCGGCTTTGGTTTTGTGTTTGATTTTAGGCAAACGCCTTGGCTTTGGCCGCGATGCCATGCCACCGCATAGCATGGTGCTTTGTATGGTGGGCACGGGCATGCTGTGGGTGGGTTGGTATGGGTTTAATGCCGGCAGCGCCTTGGCGGCCGATGGTTTGGCGGCGGTGGCTTTTACGAATACAACTTTGGCAGCAGCGGTGGCTAGCTTTGTGTGGGCCATGGCCGAGTATCTTTTGAAAAAGAAACCCAGTATTTTAGGGTTTTGTTCGGGTGCGGTGGCAGGCTTGGTGGTTATTACGCCTGCTTGCGGATTTGTGAGCACGAATGCCGCTATCATCATTGGTATTTTAGCAGGGCTCGTTCCCTTTTTGGCTTGCTATAAGCTAAAAAGTTGGTTGGGTTATGACGACGCCCTCGATACCTTTGGGGTGCACGCCGTAGGTGGAACGCTAGGTGCCTTTGTTACCGGTGTCTTTGCTAATGGCAACGTTAACGCGAACCTGCTTACAAATTTAGGGGATATTGTGGGTAAAACCCTATGGATCGAACAATTAAAAGCCATGGCTATAACGGTTGTTTTGTCGGTGGTGGCGACAGCGGTTATTGCCTACATTGTGCGGGCTCTGATTGGCTTAAGGCCTGCCGACGAAGTGGAACGCCAAGGTTTGGATTTGTCTGAACATGGTGAAGAAGGCTACGTATTTTAA
- a CDS encoding P-II family nitrogen regulator, whose product MKKIEAIIKPFKLDEVKEALTQLGIKGMTVTEVKGFGRQKGHKEMYRGAEYVIDFIPKIKIDLVVTDGEVPKVMEAIQASAKTGTIGDGKIFVTNVEASLRIRTGETGEDSL is encoded by the coding sequence ATGAAAAAAATCGAAGCAATTATCAAACCATTCAAATTAGATGAAGTCAAAGAGGCCCTAACCCAATTGGGGATCAAAGGCATGACTGTCACTGAAGTGAAAGGTTTTGGCCGACAAAAGGGCCACAAAGAAATGTACCGCGGGGCGGAATATGTGATCGATTTTATTCCAAAGATTAAAATCGACCTCGTGGTCACCGATGGCGAAGTGCCTAAAGTGATGGAAGCGATTCAAGCCAGTGCCAAGACGGGTACCATTGGTGATGGAAAAATATTTGTCACCAACGTCGAGGCGAGCCTGCGTATTCGCACCGGAGAAACGGGCGAAGATTCGCTTTAG